A portion of the Micromonospora vinacea genome contains these proteins:
- a CDS encoding FecCD family ABC transporter permease translates to MTVLRTSWGLSLRFRPRALGVGVGAALLAAGFGLVALGSGDYPMGPADVLRTLTGGGSVAEQFIVFDLRLPRLVTALLVGASLALAGTVFQSLVRNPLGSPDILGFTQGASTGALVVVVLGGSSLALAGAAVVGGLGTGLVIYALAWRRGVHGFRLILVGIGVAAILTGVNGYLLTRAPLMDAARAVLWLTGSLDGRGWANAGPLLAVLVVLAPLVLVGCAPALRMMELGDDAASALGVPVRRLRLVLLAAAVLLVSFAAAAAGPVSFVALVAPHVAKRLTRAPGPNLLPSMAVGAALLVGADLVAQRAFAGHQLPVGVVTGVIGGSYLVWLLAMERRAGRL, encoded by the coding sequence GTGACTGTTCTGCGTACTTCGTGGGGGTTGTCGTTGCGGTTCCGGCCCCGCGCGTTGGGCGTCGGGGTCGGTGCGGCGTTGCTCGCGGCCGGCTTCGGCCTGGTGGCCCTGGGCAGTGGTGACTACCCGATGGGGCCGGCGGACGTGCTGCGCACGCTGACCGGCGGCGGCAGTGTGGCGGAGCAGTTCATCGTGTTCGACCTGCGCCTGCCCCGGCTGGTCACCGCCCTACTGGTCGGTGCGTCGTTGGCTCTCGCCGGCACGGTGTTCCAGTCGCTGGTGCGCAACCCGTTGGGCAGCCCGGACATCCTGGGCTTCACCCAGGGCGCGTCGACCGGGGCGCTGGTGGTGGTCGTTCTCGGCGGCAGCAGCCTGGCGTTGGCCGGCGCGGCGGTCGTCGGTGGTCTCGGCACCGGTCTGGTGATCTACGCGCTCGCCTGGCGACGCGGAGTGCACGGTTTCCGGCTCATCCTGGTCGGCATCGGGGTGGCCGCGATCCTGACCGGTGTCAACGGCTACCTGTTGACCCGGGCGCCCCTGATGGACGCCGCCCGCGCGGTGCTCTGGCTCACCGGCAGCCTGGACGGGCGGGGTTGGGCGAACGCCGGGCCGCTGCTCGCCGTCCTGGTCGTGCTGGCACCGCTGGTGCTCGTCGGCTGCGCCCCGGCGCTGCGGATGATGGAGCTGGGCGACGACGCGGCCAGCGCCCTGGGCGTGCCGGTACGCCGGCTGCGCCTGGTGCTGCTCGCCGCCGCCGTGCTGCTGGTCTCGTTCGCGGCGGCCGCGGCCGGGCCGGTGTCCTTCGTGGCGCTCGTCGCCCCGCACGTGGCGAAACGACTGACCCGGGCCCCGGGCCCGAACCTGCTGCCGTCGATGGCCGTCGGCGCGGCGCTGCTGGTCGGGGCCGACCTGGTGGCGCAGCGCGCGTTCGCCGGGCACCAACTGCCGGTCGGCGTGGTGACCGGCGTGATCGGCGGCAGTTACCTGGTCTGGCTGCTGGCGATGGAACGTCGGGCGGGCCGGCTGTGA
- a CDS encoding ABC transporter ATP-binding protein encodes MRPGDSRLGGTALTLAYDQRTIAENLTVAVPDKSFTVIIGPNACGKSTLLRALSRMLRPSAGAVLLDGRDIHDLPARTVARTLGLLPQSSIAPDGISVAELVARGRYPHQGLLRQWSREDERVVEESMVATGVDDLADRAVDELSGGQRQRVWIAMALAQQTPLLLLDEPTTYLDIAHQIEILDLCARLHEEQGRTLVAVLHDLNHAARYATHLIAMRDGRVVAAGEPASVVTADLVAKVFGLPCRVIDDPETGTPLVVPAARRRTTALAPEPA; translated from the coding sequence ATGCGACCCGGCGATTCCCGGCTCGGCGGCACCGCGCTGACCCTCGCCTACGACCAGCGCACCATCGCCGAGAACCTGACAGTGGCGGTGCCCGACAAATCCTTCACGGTGATCATCGGACCGAACGCGTGCGGCAAATCGACGCTGCTGCGCGCACTGTCCCGGATGCTGCGGCCCAGCGCCGGTGCGGTGCTGCTGGACGGACGGGACATTCACGACCTGCCGGCCCGCACTGTGGCCCGTACGCTCGGCCTGCTACCCCAGTCGTCGATCGCGCCGGACGGCATCAGCGTCGCCGAGCTGGTCGCCCGGGGACGCTACCCCCACCAGGGGTTGCTGCGGCAGTGGTCACGCGAGGACGAACGGGTGGTCGAGGAGTCGATGGTCGCGACCGGTGTCGACGACCTCGCCGACCGGGCGGTGGACGAGCTGTCCGGCGGGCAGCGGCAGCGAGTCTGGATCGCCATGGCGCTCGCCCAGCAGACGCCCCTGCTGCTGCTCGACGAGCCGACCACGTACCTCGACATCGCCCACCAGATCGAGATCCTGGACCTCTGCGCCCGGCTGCACGAGGAGCAGGGCCGCACCCTTGTCGCGGTGCTGCACGACCTGAACCACGCGGCCCGCTACGCCACCCACCTGATCGCCATGCGCGACGGACGCGTGGTGGCCGCCGGGGAGCCGGCGTCGGTGGTCACCGCCGACCTGGTGGCGAAGGTGTTCGGGCTGCCCTGCCGGGTGATCGACGACCCGGAGACGGGCACCCCGCTGGTAGTCCCCGCGGCCCGACGCCGCACCACTGCCCTGGCCCCGGAGCCGGCGTGA
- a CDS encoding FecCD family ABC transporter permease has translation MALLAVIVVLSIAVGAKAMPLADVWSGLLHRDATEYAVVHRMRLPRTLLGLLAGAALGVAGAVMQALTRNPLADPGLLGINAGASAAVATAAAFLGVTAVGGYVWFALLGAAAVTALVYAVGGGRGATPARLALAGAALNATLYSYVSAVMLLDTASLERLRFWTVGSLASADSATVTRVLPFILVGLLVALGAARPLNALALGDDAARALGARPALIRAAVIVAVTLLCGAATAACGPIVFVGLLVPHLVRALTGPDLRWLLPYCAVLAPALLLGADVLGRVLGRPGELQVGMVTAVLGGPLFLWLVTRRRVAQP, from the coding sequence GTGGCACTGCTCGCGGTGATCGTGGTGCTCAGCATCGCGGTCGGCGCGAAGGCCATGCCGCTCGCCGACGTCTGGTCCGGGTTACTGCATCGCGACGCCACCGAGTACGCCGTCGTGCACCGGATGCGCCTGCCCCGCACCCTGCTTGGGCTGCTCGCCGGCGCCGCCCTCGGTGTGGCGGGCGCGGTCATGCAGGCCCTCACCCGCAACCCGCTCGCCGACCCCGGGCTGCTCGGCATCAACGCCGGCGCGTCCGCGGCCGTCGCCACCGCCGCCGCCTTCCTGGGCGTCACCGCCGTCGGTGGGTACGTCTGGTTCGCGCTGCTCGGCGCGGCGGCGGTGACCGCGCTCGTCTACGCCGTGGGCGGCGGACGCGGCGCCACCCCGGCCCGACTCGCGCTGGCCGGGGCGGCGCTCAACGCCACCCTCTACTCGTACGTGAGCGCGGTGATGCTGCTGGACACCGCGTCGCTGGAGCGGCTGCGTTTCTGGACGGTCGGCTCACTGGCCAGCGCGGACTCCGCGACGGTGACCCGCGTGCTGCCGTTCATCCTGGTCGGGCTGCTGGTCGCGCTCGGTGCCGCCCGCCCGCTGAACGCGCTCGCGCTCGGCGACGATGCGGCGCGAGCCCTCGGCGCTCGACCCGCACTCATCCGCGCCGCTGTGATCGTCGCGGTCACCCTGCTCTGCGGCGCGGCGACCGCCGCGTGCGGCCCGATCGTCTTCGTCGGGCTGCTGGTGCCGCACCTGGTCCGCGCCCTGACCGGCCCGGACCTGCGCTGGCTGCTTCCGTACTGCGCGGTGCTGGCGCCCGCGTTGCTGCTCGGCGCGGACGTGCTCGGCCGGGTGCTGGGCCGCCCCGGGGAACTCCAGGTCGGCATGGTGACCGCCGTGCTGGGCGGCCCGCTCTTCCTGTGGCTGGTCACCCGCCGACGGGTGGCGCAACCGTGA
- a CDS encoding penicillin acylase family protein, whose translation MSEQSGKHSARRFRDPWGVPHLRADDPLTLAAAQGRVTAYDRAWQIEVERHRARGTSAAFLGPDALGWDRFVRQVRLDDTARRCHAALDPATAEWVGAYVDGVNAGLAAGAARSPEFAATGLRPGRWEPWTPLAVWLGHHILFAGFPGKLWREHVAQRLEPDAVDLFATDGPAVAGSNGWLLAAERTGTGAALLAGDPHRFIEDPGVYQQIRLACPEYDVVGLAVPGVPGIAHFGHTGPVAWAITNAMADYQDVYAERLRRDGSRVQALGPDGWRPAHRHVETIEVAGADPVEVEVVETDRGPVIAGGPDDETAVSLRYPPRVRGDLGFATLPELLRARTVADVDHALRHWVEPVNVVQAADTAGGLLHRVAGAVPVRHPENGRRVVPGWDATYGWQGWHAPMPRAEVVGRAVMANERGLAAPLGVEFAPPHRARRIAELLDARSAWTADELATVHTDTYLGAAGPLLTVLEGVTGLGPAAAALREQLLSWDRRMAADSTDAAAYAILREAVVRRFASHPALAALTELPAYPEVFAPWLALTPRVGHALEHLLGATPLPGVDVTALVRAAAEEVGDAAAEPAPWGDLHRLAPWRALPGPDAGPGPRLDGDHDCVLATSSVPGVTHWCFRGPAARFVWDLARRADSRWVVPLGACGVPGDPHHDDQSPAWLAGDLLPVVTDWDQLAEEPH comes from the coding sequence GTGAGCGAGCAGAGCGGCAAGCACAGTGCCCGGCGTTTCCGTGACCCGTGGGGGGTGCCGCACCTACGGGCCGACGACCCGCTCACGCTGGCGGCGGCGCAGGGTCGGGTGACCGCGTACGACCGGGCCTGGCAAATCGAGGTGGAACGGCACCGCGCCCGAGGCACCAGCGCGGCGTTCCTCGGCCCGGACGCGCTCGGCTGGGACCGGTTCGTCCGGCAGGTCCGGCTCGACGACACCGCACGCCGCTGCCACGCGGCGCTGGACCCGGCGACCGCCGAGTGGGTGGGCGCCTACGTGGACGGCGTCAACGCCGGTCTCGCCGCCGGGGCGGCCCGCTCACCGGAGTTCGCCGCCACCGGGCTGCGCCCGGGTCGGTGGGAGCCGTGGACACCCCTGGCGGTCTGGCTGGGCCACCACATTCTGTTCGCGGGGTTCCCCGGCAAGCTCTGGCGCGAGCACGTGGCGCAGCGGCTCGAGCCGGACGCGGTCGACCTGTTCGCCACCGACGGGCCGGCCGTGGCCGGCAGCAACGGGTGGCTGCTCGCCGCCGAGCGCACCGGCACCGGGGCCGCGCTGCTCGCCGGCGACCCGCACCGGTTCATCGAGGATCCCGGCGTCTACCAGCAGATCCGGCTGGCCTGCCCGGAGTACGACGTGGTCGGGCTGGCGGTGCCGGGTGTGCCGGGCATCGCGCACTTCGGGCACACCGGTCCGGTGGCCTGGGCGATCACCAACGCGATGGCCGACTACCAGGACGTGTACGCGGAGCGGCTGCGCCGCGACGGCTCCCGGGTGCAGGCGCTCGGCCCGGACGGCTGGCGACCGGCGCACCGCCACGTCGAGACGATCGAGGTGGCCGGGGCCGACCCGGTCGAGGTCGAGGTGGTGGAGACCGACCGTGGTCCGGTGATCGCCGGTGGGCCGGACGACGAGACGGCCGTCAGCCTGCGCTACCCGCCCCGGGTCCGGGGTGACCTCGGTTTCGCGACGCTGCCGGAGCTGTTGCGCGCCCGTACCGTTGCCGATGTGGACCACGCGCTGCGGCACTGGGTGGAGCCGGTCAACGTGGTGCAGGCGGCGGACACCGCCGGAGGGCTGCTGCACCGGGTCGCCGGGGCGGTGCCGGTACGGCACCCGGAGAACGGCCGGCGGGTGGTCCCCGGATGGGACGCCACGTACGGGTGGCAGGGCTGGCACGCGCCGATGCCCCGCGCCGAGGTGGTCGGTCGGGCGGTGATGGCCAACGAGCGCGGGCTGGCGGCGCCGCTCGGAGTGGAGTTCGCCCCACCGCACCGGGCGCGTCGCATCGCCGAACTGCTCGACGCCCGGTCGGCCTGGACGGCCGACGAGCTGGCCACTGTGCACACCGACACGTACCTGGGCGCGGCCGGGCCGCTGCTGACAGTGCTGGAAGGTGTGACCGGGCTCGGCCCGGCCGCCGCCGCGCTGCGTGAACAGCTGCTGAGCTGGGATCGCCGGATGGCCGCCGACAGCACGGACGCGGCGGCCTACGCCATCCTGCGGGAGGCTGTCGTACGCCGGTTCGCCTCCCACCCGGCGCTGGCCGCGCTGACCGAGCTGCCCGCGTACCCGGAGGTGTTCGCGCCCTGGCTGGCGCTGACGCCGCGGGTCGGTCACGCGCTGGAGCACCTGCTCGGCGCGACCCCGCTGCCCGGTGTGGACGTCACCGCGCTGGTACGCGCGGCGGCCGAGGAGGTCGGCGACGCGGCGGCCGAGCCGGCGCCCTGGGGGGACCTGCACCGGTTGGCGCCGTGGCGGGCCCTGCCCGGCCCGGACGCCGGGCCCGGCCCCCGGCTCGACGGTGACCACGACTGCGTGTTGGCCACCTCCAGCGTGCCCGGGGTGACCCACTGGTGCTTCCGGGGGCCGGCGGCGCGCTTCGTCTGGGACCTGGCCCGCCGCGCGGACAGCCGTTGGGTGGTCCCCCTGGGCGCCTGCGGGGTGCCCGGTGACCCGCACCACGACGACCAGAGCCCCGCCTGGCTAGCCGGGGACCTGCTGCCGGTGGTCACGGACTGGGACCAGCTGGCCGAGGAACCCCACTGA